The genomic DNA GTTTCCGGACGAGGACTCGACCAGGATCGATTTCGGCGTCAGGACTCCATCTCGCTCAGCCGTCTCCACCATCTCGGTCGCGGCCTTCAACTTGATCGAGCCGGCGAAGTTGAAGCCCTCACACTTCAGGTAGAGCGAGTGCCCGAAGATCGACCGAAGGTCGACATAGAGCTCTTCTTCATTGAAGGCGTAGGGAACGGATATGACGGGCACCGTGGTCTCCTCCATCTGGCGCAGAGCAGTTTCGGAACGTCCATCCGACCGTGGGTGGGCTTCTCGCGTCCTGTCGCCGGGAGCCCGTGTCCGACCGAGCCGGGCGGCCCTGCGTCAGCGGCCGCTGTTCCGTCTGTCCTGACCTGCGACGTGACCGGGGATCTCTCCTGGGACCGGCCCTGCACAAGCCTCCTGGGATCTCGGCCGGCTCATCCGTACCGGCTCAGTTCGTGGAAGAAGTCGTCGACGACGTGCAACTCTCCGCTGCGGACCACTTCGTCGTAGACGTCCTTGCCCACCGCGAGGTCGAGCACCCCGAGGCCGAAGGGCGAGAACACCACCGGTCGGTCCGTCGGCACCGTCACGCGTGCGGCCATCACGTCGTCCAACGTGCCGTGCAGGAAGTCCCGGTTGCCCGTGAGCTGCTCGGCCAGGTGCGGCGAGGTGTCGGCCTTCAGACAGTGCTCGACGTCATCGACGATGTTGGTCGAGGCGAGCAGGATCTCCGGTGCGAGGTCGCGCAGCGACACGTGCAGCACCAGTGGATTGTGGGCGAACCATGACACGTCGCTGACATGCGGCTGGCCGGCGACGGTTGCGAAGACGACAAGGTCGCTGTGTCGGATCAGCTGCTGGGCGCTCTCGTGCACGGTGATCCGGCCGGTGGCGCCCGTCTGTTCCAGGTAACAGCGGAAGCCTGCCGCACTGTCGGCGGACAGGTCGTGCACGCCGATCTCGTCGAACGACCAGCCGGTGCCGGCCAGGAAGGTGTGGATGTAGCGGGCGATCAAGCCCGCCCCGAAGAACCCGACACGCGTCGGGCGTGGCCGGTCGCGGCTCAGCCAGTCGGCGGCCGACGCCGCCGACGCCGCCGTCCTGGTGGCGCTGATGATCGAGCTCTCCAGGCAGGCGAACGGGTAGCCGGTGTCGGGGTCGTTGAGGATCAGAACGGCTGAGGCCCTCGGGATGCCCGCCGTCACGTTGTCCGGGAAGCTGGAGATCCACTTCAGGCCGTCCACCCGTACCTCCCCGCCGATCGAGGCGGGCAGCGCGATGATCCGGGAGGACGGACGGTCGGGGAAACGCAGGAAGTACGACGGCGGGTTCACCGAATCACCGGCGCCGTGCACCCGGTAGGTGGCCTCGACCAGCTCGACGATTCGTTTCTCACGTCCGTGCAGCGCGCGCCGGACCTGGGCACCGGAGATCACCGCGAACGGTGGCACGGTGATCGGCGCGGACAGGGCGGACTCCGGTGCGGTGGAAGCGACGGCGGTCATCCTGTGGTCACCTCGACGGTCGGCGAGCAGTCGGCCAGATGCACCGGGTCGGCCATGGCGACGAGCACTTCACGCGGTCCCTCGAAGGGCTCCCTGCTGTGCGCGGTGCGGATGTTGTCGACGAGCATCAGGTCGCCGGCCTGCCAGGGCTCGCGTGCGGTATTGGCCTCGTAGACGCTGTTGAGCAGCTGCACGACGTCCTCCCCGATCGGGTCCCCGTTGCCGAAGCGGGTATTGAACGGCAGTCCGTCGGCGCCGTAGAGGTCCACCAGGTACTCGCGCACCTCGGGGGCCATCGTCCACTCGTTGAGGAACGCGATCTGGTTGAACCAGCAGCGCCGGCCGCTGACCGGGTGACGCACCACGGCGCTGCGGCGCTGTCCGGTGCGCAGTCCACCGTCGGGCTGCCACTCGAAGGTGATCGCGTTGGCGCGGCAGTAGCTCTCGACGGCGCCACGGTCATCGGTGCCGAACGCCTCGGCGACGGTCGCCCCGATCTCGTCGTTGTAGCTGCGGGTGAGCAGCCAGCCCTCCCGCTCGAACCGCTCGGTCAACTCGGCGGGCAGCGCGTCGAGCACGGTCGGTGAGTCGGCCAGCGCGGTCGCCCCGCCGTCAGTGGGCGCGCTGAGACAGGCGAACATCATCATGCCGGGGAACTCAAGCGTGTAGCTCAGTTCGTGGTGCATGCACATCGGCTGGTTCGGCGGCCACTTCGATGAGGAGTACACGCCGTCGGAGTAGGTCCTGCGGGGCGCGAAGACCTCCTTCTCGGTCATCAGACCCGCGGCCAGGCTCGAGAAGACGGCGCCCGTTCCGGCTGCGTCGCTCAGCCCGAGGCCGCGGACCAGGACCGAACCGTGCTCGGCGACGACCGCGCGCAGCGCGTCCCGGTGATCGGCAGCCCAGCTCAGCGCGTCGCCGGTGGCCTCGGCCCGCAGCAGCGGGGGCTTGCCGGGTTCACGTTCCACGTCGACCAGCGACGCCGTGGATAGTGACGACATCTCGGTGTCCTTTCAGTTGCCACTCAGGAAGAAGCGAACAGATTGGCGGCGCGCAGCACGGCTTGCGCCGCCTCGGTCGGACGGGTGCGCAGGAAGTAGTGGCCTCCGTCGGCGAGCTCGTGCAGGTCGACCTGCTCGGCCAGGAGCTGCCAGTCGCGGTACCGGCGTGGGTACTCCGCCGCGCTCGGGTCGTCGGCTGCAACGACCACGGTGACCGGC from Streptomyces sp. NBC_01707 includes the following:
- the sbnB gene encoding 2,3-diaminopropionate biosynthesis protein SbnB translates to MTAVASTAPESALSAPITVPPFAVISGAQVRRALHGREKRIVELVEATYRVHGAGDSVNPPSYFLRFPDRPSSRIIALPASIGGEVRVDGLKWISSFPDNVTAGIPRASAVLILNDPDTGYPFACLESSIISATRTAASAASAADWLSRDRPRPTRVGFFGAGLIARYIHTFLAGTGWSFDEIGVHDLSADSAAGFRCYLEQTGATGRITVHESAQQLIRHSDLVVFATVAGQPHVSDVSWFAHNPLVLHVSLRDLAPEILLASTNIVDDVEHCLKADTSPHLAEQLTGNRDFLHGTLDDVMAARVTVPTDRPVVFSPFGLGVLDLAVGKDVYDEVVRSGELHVVDDFFHELSRYG
- a CDS encoding TauD/TfdA family dioxygenase, translated to MSSLSTASLVDVEREPGKPPLLRAEATGDALSWAADHRDALRAVVAEHGSVLVRGLGLSDAAGTGAVFSSLAAGLMTEKEVFAPRRTYSDGVYSSSKWPPNQPMCMHHELSYTLEFPGMMMFACLSAPTDGGATALADSPTVLDALPAELTERFEREGWLLTRSYNDEIGATVAEAFGTDDRGAVESYCRANAITFEWQPDGGLRTGQRRSAVVRHPVSGRRCWFNQIAFLNEWTMAPEVREYLVDLYGADGLPFNTRFGNGDPIGEDVVQLLNSVYEANTAREPWQAGDLMLVDNIRTAHSREPFEGPREVLVAMADPVHLADCSPTVEVTTG